The genomic window TCGGTAGCCCCGTCGGCGGTCGGTTCGATCCTCGGAGTCCTTGAAGGTCAACAGCTATTTCCCCGTCACGATCCAAAACCTACATAAATCGATCGCGGTCCCGATTCGCGGGACCGCGCTGCGAGGACACTATGGAAGACACGTCGAAATATCTCATCCACGCCGATGTCACGGCCGAGGGGGTCGTCGAGCGGAGCGACGTCGTCGGCGCGATCTTCGGTCAGACCGAAGGCCTGCTCGGCGACGAACTCGATCTCCGCGATCTCCGCCAGTCACAGAAAGTCGGACGCATCGACGTCGAAATAGTCAGTACCGGCGGCCAGTCTCGAGGCCATCTCACCATCGCGACCAGCCTCGACAAGGTCGAGACCGCGACGCTCGCCGCCGCCCTCGAGACGATCGATCGAGTCGGTCCCTGTCGGGCCGACCTCGAGGTGACCGAGATCGAGGACGTCCGCGCCGCCAAGCGCAAGGCGGTCGTCGACCGCGCGAAGGAACTGCTCCAGACGGGGTTCGACGACAGCGTGATGTCCTCCGAGGAGATCCTCGCGGAGGTCCGCCAGCACGTCCGCGTCGAGGACATCACCGAGTACGAGGGACTGCCCGCGGGGCCGCGAGTGACGGACAGCGACGCGATCATCGTCGTCGAGGGACGGGCCGACGTCCTCACCCTCCTCAAGTACGGCGTCAAGAACGCCATCGCGGTCGAGGGCACCAACGTCCCCGACGCGGTGGCCGAACTGACCCACCACCGCACGGTCACTGCCTTCCTCGACGGGGATCGGGGCGGCGACCTCATCTTAGAGGAACTGTCGCAGGTCGGCGACGTCGACTACGTCGCGTTCGCGCCGGCCGGCGAGTCCGTCGAGGACTTAGACCACCACCAGCTGTTCACCGCCCTCCGGAACAAGGTTCCCTACGATACCGTCTCGGGGATGAACGAGCCCCGGGAGGCCGTCGCCGCGACCGACGGCAGCTCGACGCCGGCTCCGGCCCCGACGGAGTCGGCGGCCGACCGCGACGCCGACGGCTCGTCGCAGGCGATCGACGGCCCCGCGGAGTCACCGCCCGAGACGGTGAGTCCGTCGACGCCGTCCGGCGACGCGAGCGACAGGAGTCGGACCGCCGTCGACGATGACGGTGTCGGCCACGGCGACGAGTCCGGTTCGTCCGCGTCGGAACAGACCGCGGGGTCGGCGTCGGTCGAGACCGATTCCGACGCGGAGGCGGCGACCGGGGACGACGAGGACGCCGAACCCGAGACCGTCTACGGCCACGCGACGGCGATCGTCCGACGAAACACCGACCGCGTCCGCTTTCTCGACGCGGACGGCGACGCCGTCGACGAGACCGACGCGAGCGACGCCTACGCCGCCCTCGAGTCCCTCGAGACGGTGCCGACGGCGATCGTCCTGGACGAGATCCTCGACCAGCGGCTGCTCGATCTGGCGGCGGATCGCGGCGTCGAGCGGATCGTCGCGCGCTCGCTGGGCCAGTTCACCAAGCGACCCACCGACGTGCGGATCCACGCGATCGACGACATCGCCGAGGAGCCGCCCGACACGGAGTGACGGCCGTCGATCGGATCGTCCGACCGTCCCGGTTCGGGACGACACGTGACTGGTAGTAGGCGTTCGGCATCTCATCTCGGACGAGCGCCGCGTGAGTCAACCCACGCGGGAGGACTGTGTCACGTCCTGGTGTTCCGACGACGACACGGGCACGTGTCCCTCCCGATCGACGTGACGGACGGTGGGGTCGACTCCCTCGGGGAATCGTCGGGGTATCGAGGCGAGCGTCGGCACCGTCCCCGGACTGTGGCCGGAAGCGTCGCGGTCGTCGTCGGCGCCGGACTGTCTCTGTGGATCGAGCGGACGACCGCGGGCTGTGGCTGTGGCGGCGGCTGTTGAGCCGCGTCGCAGACCGACACGATCGCTTCGGTTTCGCTCACTCCCGTCGCATGGGACCCGGACGAGTAATTGATATGCGACCAGTGTCGAGCGACTGGTAATGACTCCGCCACCGACGGCCGCGCTCGGGTTGCTCGGCGCCTGGGCGCTCGTGATATTCTGGGTGACTGCGGCCGGCGCGATCGCGCAAGCGCGCGACGACGATCGACTGGACTCCCTCGTCCCGGACGAACGACTCGACGGACTCGACGACTCCCCGTCGGGCCGAGCGACCGAGCGCTCGTTCCCCACGGCCGACGACTGACGACCCCGAACCGCGACGGACCGACGCCGCACCCGCCGACACCGATTTCTCGTTTCCTCAGCCGAGCACGGCGAACGACAACACCAGCAGCGCACAGACCAGCGCGCCCGAGAGCGTCGCGAGGAAGTTGACGCTCTGGTTGCCCAGCACTCGCCCCTCGAGGGTCGCCCCCAGCAGGCTGTCGACGGTCATGCCGACGACGCCGGCGGCGACGATGATCACCGCGCCGACGGCCGAGACCTCCTCGAAGAGACCGTAGGAGATCCCGGCGACGACGGTCGCGCCGACGATGCCGGCGATCTCTCCCTGCCAGGTGACCCCGCCGTCGGTGCCGGGTTCGACGGGTTCGAGGGTGGTGATCAGCCGCGGCGTCTCGAAGACGCTCCCGATCTCGCTCGAGAGGGTGTCGCTCATCGCCGTCGCGACGGAGCCGGCGAAGGCGAAGAGGAACAGGCTCGGCTCCGGATCGCCGGGCAACAGCGTCGCCGAACTGGCCGCGTAGCCCAGGACGGCCCCGAGCGCGACGGCGGCGTTGCCCAGCACGTTCCCGCTGCCGCGGGCGCCGTTGTTGTCCTCGGCGACGCCCAGTTCCGTCTTCTCCTCGTAGCGGTACTTCGAGGAGAGCCCGCCGATGGCGAAGAAGGTGATGAGGACGGCGAACCAGCCGTAGCCGCCGAGGACGATCGTCAACAGCCCCAGCAGGGTCCCGGTGAGCATCCCCGCGATCGAGGCCGTCTCGAGGGCGTAGGAGGCGTAGCCGAAGGCGACGGTGATCGCGAGCGCGGCGGCGATCTCCCCCCCGGAGAGGGCCAGCGCCGGCTCGAGCTCAGCGAGCAGCCACGCGAGGAGGCCGACCGTGAGCATGACGACGGGATCGTCGTTCGCGAACAGGACGTCCCGGAGCAGCGACGCCAGCAGCGCGCCGCTGGCACCGAGAAAGACCATCGTCGGCAGCGCCGCCGACAGCGACTCGAGGGCGGCGCCGTCGGCGATCGAGCGCGCCGCCGTCTGTCCGACGACGGCGGCGAGGGTCGCGACGACGCAGAAGACCGCCACGTGGACGACGTCGCGATCGGTCCACTGGCCGGCGAGCTGCTCGGCGAGGTTGCCGTAGCCGACCAGCAGGACGGTCCCGACGAAGACCGCGACCGACATCGACGTCGTGACCGCGATGAGACCGAGCGTGGACCCCGCGAGTACGAGCGTGACGATGCCGTAGAGACGCCCCGCCTCGTAGTCGCTCGGATAGGCCAGCAGTTCGAAGAGCGGCCCGTCAGTCACGGCGAGCGCCCCGAGGACCGCGACGGCGGCGATCGCGGCACCGACCTGCGGATTGCCGAGCGGAACGGCGAGTGCGAGCGTACAGAGGGCCGCAAACACGCCTGCTCGCCGAACAGGTGCTGTCACGATATCGAGTCCTTTCTGTGGCGTTCACTTGAAGCTTCGTGAACTGCGGTGTGGCCGTTCTGCCGCGCCTCAACGGTGTGCTGCGTCGGAACGACTCCGTTCCGCCGGCCGACATTTCGGTCGCGGACCGGGACGATCGCTGCTCTGACTGGGGAATCGCTGCTCGCGAAAACCCGAAACCGGTATCACACCGGACCGGAAACTCACTGCCGTGGGTCTGTACGAACAGTATCTCGCTCTGCGGATCCGTCGCCACGACGGCGAACTCCCCGATCACATCGCGCTCGTCATCACCGAGCGCGACCTCCTGGAGCGGGACGCCTACGAGACGCTGACGGATTTCTTCGCGTGGGCCTTCGAGTACGCTACCCAGGTGACCGTCTACGTCAGCGTCCTCGACGCCGCGGCGGTGCCGGCCCTGCGACGCGAACTCGAGACGCTCGAGGCGCCCCGCGAGGTGGCCGTCCGCGGCCCGGAGGATCGAACGCCGGCGGAAGCGCCCATTCGAATCGGGATCGGTCTCGGCGGAAAACACGAGTTCACCAGCGCGGTCCGGACGCTCGCGGAACACGTCGACGACGGGCAGCTGGCGCCCGAGGAGATCGACGACGAGCGGGTCGAAGATCACCTCATCTTCCCCTCCGAGCCCGATCTCGTGATCAAGACCGGCGCCGAACGGCTCTCGGATTTCATGATCTGGCAGTCGGTCTACTCGGAGCTGTACTTCACGGACGTCAACTGGCGGGACTTCCGCAAGCGGGACTTCCTGCGGGCCGTCCGGGAGTACTGTAACCGATCGCGTCGGTTCGGTCGCTAACGGCGCGGGTCACGGGACTCGACCGACTCGCGGTCGTCGCCGTTCGGCGGCGTTCCCAGCGGTTCCTCGAGGGCGACGACGGGCCCCGACAGGTGGACGGTTTCCGACCGGAGTTCGTACTCGAGCAGCCCGTGGTCCTCGAGTTTCGGCAGCGTCACGTGAACGAGCGCGACGCGAACCGCCGCTCGGGTTCGCTCGCCGTCGAACGCGGCGATGTCGGCCGCCAGCCGATCGAGCGAGATCGGCGGCTCACACCGCGACAGGACCGGAAGCGCGATCCGCGTCCGCGAACTACCGAGCAGGGTCGCGGCCGTCTCGGTCGAGCAATCCGCCAATCGCGTGAGCCGCTCGATGTCGACGACGGTGGCAGCTACAATCGCAATTATTACGTCCATATATGGGGGAAAATTTCCGGGACGGAGCGACTCCGCTGTCGGGTTCGGGGCTTCGTCGACGGTCGCCGACGCGGTCAGTCGGCGGCCCGGCGGCTCGAGTCGATTCCGTCGCCCTGTTCGCTCTGGATCGCGTCTAACTCCTCCAGATCGGGCTGTTCGGACGTCGGGAGCGAGTCGCGGAACCGCTCGACGATCGACTTCGCCTCCGCGAGTTCGGCGTCGCTGACGGCGCCGAGCAGGGCCAGCGCCCGTCGGGCACGGTTCCGCCGCCAGGATTCGGCGCGGTGTTCGTAGGTCCGAATCCCCCGTAGGAAGTCCGTCTTGGAGAACTCCGGCCAGTAGGGCGTACAGAAGAAGACGGCCGCCTCGTTGCCGTTGGCGTGCCACGGCAGGAAGTTCGAGGTTCGCTCTTCGCCGGCGGGTCGAATGATGAGATCGACGTCTCGAAGCGGTCGGTCGTACAGTCGACGTTCGATGTCCTCGATATCGATCTCCTCGGGATCGAGTTCTCCCGCTTCGACATCCTCGGCGACCCCACGGGTGGCCTCGAGCAGCCGCGAGCGACCGCCGTACGCGAGCGCGATATTGAGCACGAACCGGTCGTAGTCGGACGTGCGGCGTTCGGCGTACTCGATGGCGTTTTGAACCCGATCGGGGAGCAGCTCCGTTTCGCCGATAGCGCGGATACAGACCTCGTTCTCGTGAACGCGGTCGGCCTCCGCGAACTCGTGGAGTTTCTCGCAGATCAGGTCGAACAGCGCCTCGTTTTGCTCGTCGGGTCGATTGAAGTTCTCCGTCGAAAACGTGTACAGCGTCAACTCCTCGACGCCGATGTCCTGGCACCACTCGAGGACCCGTTCGGTCGTCTTCGCTCCTTTGCGGTGGCCCTCGGGAGCATCGTCGCCGTTGCTGCGGGCGTACCGTCGGTTCCCGTCTTGAATCACTGCGACGTGGGTCGGTGCGCCGGAGATCTCCCGCGAGAGCAACCCCTCGTAGGCAGCGTCGACGCGTTCACGGAGCCACCGCTTCATTGCTCGAGTAAAGGTCTCCTATCCCTATGTGTCTTGTGTGGCATCCCACGGCATGCAAACGCCGGCCGCTCGAGAGAATCGTGACCGCTATCCGTTCGGCCCCGCTCGGTTCGGACAATGGCAGACGCGATCGACGACGACCTCTACCAGCGGACCAAGGCACTGCTCGAGCCCGGCGAGATCGATCTCAACGGCGCGATCGTCCACACTGACTACGACGGCCAGGAGGACGTCCAGATGATGCAGGCCACCCTCGACGTCGGCGACATCATCGCCGACAAGTCGGGGTACGATCCGGACGACTGCTACGTCTACTCGGGCAACGACGACCCCGACTTCTCCTCGAACCAGCATCAGGGACTGACGCTGGACGACGAGGAGTTCGTCTGGGAGTGCCAGCAGCTGCTGCGCGAGGGGAGCTTCGACATCGTCATCTACTACCGGGCGAGCGCGGACCACGAGGCGATCCTCGAGGAGATCCGCGAGCTCGGCCACGAGGTCACCGGCGTTCGGGGCGACGAGTAGCGGGATCGAATCGACGCGCCGGTTCTCGACCGGACGTCGCTCTCGCCGCCGGACGCTCGAGTCGGGGCGCGCCGACTCGGGAGGCCCGTCTCCGAGTTCCTTATAGTTCGGTAGTCCGGAGTGGCGCGTATGACCACTGACGTCGACCTCACGGAGCGCGAGCGGGCGGTCGTCAACGCCTATCAGGGCGGATTTCCCGTCACCGATCGGCCGTTCGAACCGGCCGCGGCCGCACTGCGCGATCGCGGGGTCGACATTTCGGCGACCGAGTTGCTCGAGACGATCAGCGAGTTGGACGAGCGCGGCGTCCTCTCGCGGTTCGGCCCGCTCGTCAACGCCCAGGAGATCGGCGGCGCGGCGACGTTGGTGGCCATGCACGCCCCCGAAGAGCGGTTCGACGAGCTCGTCGAGCGAGTCAACGATCACCGCGAGGTCGCGCACAACTACGAGCGCGAGCACCCCCATCTCAACGTCTGGTTCGTCGTGAGCGTCGCCGACGAGGACCGCGTCGACGACGTCCTCGCGGAGATCGAGGACGAAACTGGGCAGGAGACGTACAACCTGCCGAAACAGCAGGAGTTCCGCGTCGAGGCGAAGTTCTACGTCGACGGCCCGCTGGACGGCGACGGCGACGTCGAGCGCGCCGGCGTCGACTGCACCGATCTCGGCCCCGACGTGGCGCCGGCCGACAGCGAGACGCTCTCGCCGGCCGAGCGCGACCTGATCCTCGAGGTCCAGGACGGCCTCCCCCTCACCGAGACGCCGTACGCCGACGTCGCCGACGCCATCGGTCGAGAGACCGAATGGGTCCTCGAGACGATCAAACGGTTCGAACGGGAGAGGAAGATCCGCCGGATCGGCGTCGTGCCCAACCACTACGCGCTGGGCTACACGGAGAACGGGATGACGGTCTGGAACGTGCCCGACGAGCAGGTCGACGAGGTCGGCCCCGAGATCGCCGCCCTGCCGTTCGTCACTCACTGCTACGAGCGGCCGCGCCACGAGGGCGTCTGGCCGTACAACTTCTTCGCGATGACCCACGGCCGCAGCGAGGACGAGAGCCGACGGCGGATCGAACAGGTTCGGGAACGGATGGACGACCACTGGAACGTAACTGACGACGACTGGGACACCTTGCACTCCACACAGATCTTGAAGAAGACCGGTATTCGTTTGGACGAGCGTGCCGAGGCGAACACCGAGGCCGAGTAACGGATGACGAACGAACGTTCGATACCGAAATGATTCCACTCCTGCACGATTTCACGGGCGCGACGGTACTCGTCTTCGGCGGCGGTCGGGTCGGCTCTCGGAAGGCCCGACGGTTCGCCCGCGAGGCCGACGTGATCGTCGTCAGTCCCGACTTCGCCGACCGGGAGTTCGGCGGGGCCGAACTGATCCGTTCCGCGCCCGATCCGGCCGACGTCGACGGCTGGCTCGAGCGAACGGACCCCGCGCTGGTCGTCGCCGCGACCGACGACGCGGCGCTCAACGAGGCCGTCGCGGAGGCGGCTCGAGCGCGCGGAGCGCTGGTCAATCGCGCCGATCGATCGGGCGAGCGCGACGTCGGCAGCGTCGTCGTTCCCGCGACCGTGCGCGAGGACCCCGTCGTCGTCTCGATCGCGACCGGCGGTACCGCCCCCGCGTTGAGCAAGTACCTCCGGCAGGACCTCGAGGAGACGCTCGCGGGAGCCGGTGAGATGGCGCGGGCGTGTGCCGAGTTGCGGACGGAACTGAAATCCCGGGACGTTCCGCCCGAGCGACGGCGGGAGCTCGTCACCGGCGTCGTCAATTCTCCGGACCTTTGGACAGCTTTACGTACCGGTACTTCCAACTATCGTCAAGTGATTGAGGACGTGCTGGACGAGGAACTATCTACTGGGGGTGATCGACCGTGATCTCGGCCGGAGTCGTCACGGCTGCGCGCGTGACACACGAGAGCGGTAGCGTCGACGACCTCGCGGCCGCGAGTCCCGAGAGCCAACGCGCCGCCGTCGCCGACCTGCTCTCGGTGCCGGAGATCGAGGAGGCGTACGTGCTCTCGACGTGCAACCGCGTCGAGGCCTACGTCGTCGGCACCGACGCCGCCGTCGGCCGGGCCGCTCTCGAGGAATTCTTCACCGGGGTCGAGGACGACGCCGTCGTCGTCACCGACCACGACGAGAGCCTCCACCATCTGCTGTCGGTCGCGGCCGGCCTCGAGTCGGTCGTCCTCGGGGAGGATCAGATTCTCGGACAGGTCCGGACCGCCTACGAGGACGCCCGGACCACCGGCGGCATCGACGAGATGCTCGAGACCGCCGTGACGAAGGCGATCCACGTCGGGGAACGGGCACGCACCGAGACCGAGATCAACGAGGGCGTCGTCTCGCTGGGCTCGGCGGCGACGAAACTCGCCGGTCGAGAGATCGACCTCGACGGGACGACCGCGCTCGTCGTCGGCGCCGGTGAAATGGGCCGGCTCGCGGCTCGCAGCCTCGCCGACGCCGGGGTGGACGACGTCGTCGTCGCGAACCGGACGATCGATCACGCCGAACACCTCGCGGCCGAACTCGACGTCGCCGCCGAGGCGGTCCCCTTAGAGGCGCTTTCCACCGTCGCCAGCGGTGCCGACGTCGTCGTCACCGCGACCGGTAGCGAGGAGCCGATCCTCGAGTCGGAACAGCTCGCGACCGACGGCGACGTCGACGCCGGTCCGGACCGGGTCGTCGTGGACCTCGGTCAGCCCCGCGACGTCGATCCGGCCGCCGACGAGCTCTCGACCGTCGCCGTCTACGACTTGGACGACCTCGAGTCGGTCACCGAGGAGACCCGCGAACAGCGGTCCGACGCGGCCAGCGAGGTCGAGTCGATGGTCGACCGCGAGTTCGAGCTGCTCTGTGACCAGTACAAGCGCGCCCGCGCCGACGAGGTGATCGCCGCGATGTACGAGTCCGCCGAGCGCATGAAGGAACGCGAACTCGAGACGGCGCTGTCGCGACTCGACGGCGAGGAATTCTCCGAGCAGCAGCGAGAGGTCGTCGAGGCGATGGCCGACGCGCTGGTCAACCAGCTGCTCGCCCCGCCGACCAAGAGCCTCCGCGAGGCGGCGGCCGAAGACGACTGGAGCACGATCAACACCGCCCTCCAGCTGTTCGATCCCGACCTCAGCGGCGCCGACGAGCCGGTCGCCCCGCCCGTAACCGGCGCCGCGGCCCCGCTCGAGGCGACCGACGACGACTGATACGGATTCGTGTCCGTAGTTACCGCCGATCGGCCTCGCGAGTCGCCGATCGGTGGGAATTGATGACACGAATCCGTATGACGGTCAGTACCAGAGCTTCGTCGCGTCGACGATATCGAGGGCGTCGTCGGCTTCGACTTCCCATATTCTGAGGACGAGGTGTGCCTTGCAGTAGTACTCGGTCGTCTCGATCCCGGTGTGTTCGTTTTTGAGAACGAGTTGGCACGTCTCGTCGTTCGCACAATCGCCTGACCGATCACACATTACACTGCCAGCACGTACTCCGTTCGGGGATAAGTCCTTGTCGGCGCCTCCGTTCGTTCGCGACCCCGATTCCGTCGGTCGATTCGGTCGCGACGCGTCCCGCCGATCTTCGCTCAGTGAATCGCCGATTCGTCCCGTTCGAGGCGGTCTCGAGACCTGTCACGGCGAATACGGCGTGGCACAATCATTATTTGATTGGCTTCCGTTCGGGCGACTATGGCCGACCTACTCTCCGACGACGAGATCGATGCGCAACTACCCGACGAATGGTCGCGCGAGGGCGACGAGATCGTTCGGGCCTACGAGTTCGACGACTACCTCCGCGGCGTCAACTTCGCCCAGATGGTCGGCGAGATCGCCGAGGCGCAGGTCCACCATCCCGAGATCGTCATCCGCTACGAGGAAGTCGAGATCCGACTGACCTCCCACGAGGAGGGCGGGATCACGGAACAGGACATCGAGATGGCGGAGCTGATCGAGTCAGAGCGCGACGCCTGAGTCGAGAATGGAGGCACGGTACGTCTTCCGCGCCGAACTCCGCCTCGAGGCCGACGAGGCCGAGGTTTCCCTCGAGCCGTCGACGACCGGGACGACCGTTACCGTCTTTCGCGAGGCGCCGGAGCCGGGCGAGGAGGGCTGGCTGTTCTTCCGCGATACGCTGTGGCGCGGCGAGGTGGGCGACGCCGAGTACGGCCGTCGGCTCGCCGAGGAGTGGCTCGGCGAGCCCGTCGAGTCGGTCTCGTTTCGCGAACTCCAGGTCGACGAGGCGTACTTCGCGGCGCTGAAGAAGGAGATCGCCGACGACCTCGAACTCTTCAACGCCGAGAACGTTTCGGAAGTGCTCTCGAAGTACCTCGGCTCGAGTATCCGGGTCAGGGGCGACGACGAGTAGAAACGGTTCGTCGTCTTCGCCTCGATCCTCGTCCCAGTCGAGCGCCCTACTCCTTCGCCGGGCCGTCCGACGCGTCGCCGGACTCGCCAGCGACGTTCGGATCGTCGAATGTCGCACACGCGTCGAGTAGCGTTTCGACCGCCGCCGACGGATAGTCGAGACACAGCGTTCCGGTTCGGCGATCGGACGAGACGACGCCGCTTTCCTCCAGCATCGGAACGTCGACGTGAACGAACATGGTTTCGACCTCCCGAACTCGATCGTCGGCGACGTCCTCGGGATCGGTCCCGGCCAGTTCGGCGGCGACGTATCTCGCGAGAGCGGTCCGGTCCCGCAGGTCGTGTTCTCGCAGGTAGTACAGCGCGTACCGTCGCCGTCGGTTGCTCAGCAATCGCAGGAACTCGTCGAGGTCGGGGACCCCGCCGTCGGGGACGCTCGGAGCCGAGAACGGTTCCATTCGAGCGCTCGAGCCACCATCGTCGTCGGAGTCGTCCTCCCACTTGTCCATACTACCACTCGTGTATAACATCCGGTTATATATTTGGGATGGTACGGCGCACCTCATGAATGGGTTCTAGTAATACTTGGGATGATATTTGATCGATCTAGCGCTCCGGATCGTCACCGGGTCTCGCCCGCCGGCGTCCGACGCGGAGAACAGGCGATACATCTTTACTCGAGACGACCGTATCCCTGTGTCCGATGGACGGCGAGTACGACTTCTGGCTGCTCGACCTCGACGGGACGCTCGTCGACGTCGAGTGGTCCTACACTCGGGACGTGTTCGATCGGGTCGGTGAACGGCTCGAGTACGAGTTCACTGACCGGGAGGCCGACATTCTCTGGAGCGGGCTGACCGGCTCCCGGGACCGACAGCTCCGGGAGTGGGGCATCGATCCCGACGAGTTCTGGACGGCCTTCCACGACGAGGAGGATCCGATGGTTCGCGCCGAACAGACCTATCTCCACGACGACGCCGGGTTCGTCGCCGACCTCGAGGAACCAGTGGGGCTGGTGACCCACTGTCAGGAGTTCCTCTGCGAGCCGGTGCTCGACCGGCTCGGGATCCGCGACTGGTTCGACGCTCGGCTCTGTTGTACCCCCGAGACGGGGTGGAAACCCGACCCGAACCCGGTCTACCGCGTGATGGACGAACTCGGCGTCGGCGAGAACGGCCACGCGGGCGTCCTCGCGGGCGACGGCGCCAGCGACGTCGGCGCGGCCTGGAACGCCGGTCTCGACGCGATCCACGTCGAGCGCGTCGGCCACGAGCGCCGGGGGCGGTGCGTCCGCGGCGACTACCGCGTCGAGTCGTTCGACGAACTGTTCTGATCGCCTCGCGGTTCGCGACGACCCGTGCCCGACTCGAGGCGCCCGCCCCTCGCGGTCGCTCGCGACCCCTGGATAGACACCGAAAAGGCTTCAGGAACCTGGTCGCAGATAGCGATAGAGACGCGATGAAGTACTGTCTGAACTGCGACTGGCATACGAGCGCGACCGACGAACCGTCCGCCCACGCTCGATCGCGCGCGGCGATCGAACACCACGTCGAGACCGGGCACACGATCGACTCGAGCGACGGCGTCGTCCCCCCGCGGATCCCCGACGTTGCCGACGAGGTCTTCGTCGGCGATCTGGTTCCCTCGAGCGACTGACGCTCGCTCGGCGTCCGTCGCGGCCCGCGTCCGAGCGATGGTGGCCGCTCCGGTTCGTCTTCCTCACCGCTGCGCTGCCGAGCGGTCGGCTGAGACCGCACAATCCAGCGTGACAGCCCTCGACTGCCCGACGCTCGTCCGATCTGCGTATCGGAGGTGTTTTGTGGCGGTACCAACAAGCGGGAGTAGACGGCACGGTCAGCAGTCACCTTTCAGCCTGCGTGGTCTCCACGCGGGTTCACCTGCCTTGACCTACCCCGTCGCTTCAACAACCGCGAGCGGTCGCTATGGCGGATTCTGGGATACGTCGACGAAACGTCCGGCAGCCGTGCAGACGGACTGATTCTTTCCGGCGCGCTCGAGGCGGACGGTTCGAGTCGGTCGCGGGGGTAACGCGACCGAGCGCTAGTCGTACTGCGTCTCGAGGTAGTCGACGATCTCCTCGCTCTCGTAGCGCGTCTCCTCCCGGTCGGTGTCGACGAGGAACGGGATCGCGTCCTCACCGCCGATGGCCTCCATCGCCTGCAGCGTCTGTTCGTTGAGCGTGTCACCGCCCTCGTCGCCCGGCCGCCGGGGATTGTGGATCACGTACGAGACGCCGAGATCGGTGAGTTTCTCTCGGACCTTCGCGCTGTGCGGACAGCCCTCCGCCTGGTAGAGTTCGAGCATGCACGGCCACCGTCGCCGCTCTGCGGCGTAACTGTTGGCCATGCACTCGTCGCGTGCCGTCCTCGAGCGGCGTCGCCTGTACCCGACCCGCGTCGCGGTCCGTCCTCGAGTCGCTCCGTCTCGGAGTCGGATCGCCGCGCGTCGCTCACTCGAGTCGCGAGCGCTCGCCGGCCGGCTGGAGTTCGTCGTCGACCAGCGTCTCGTAGGCCCGGCGGAACCGCTCGGAGAGCGCCTGATGGGAGATCCCCAGCTCGTCGGCCAGTTCCTCCATCGAGATGCCGCGGGGGATCTCGAAGTAGCCGTGCTCGAGGGCGGCCTCGAGGGCCTCCTGCTGTTCGGGGGTCAGCTGCGTCTCGTCGTCCGTGACGCCGCTGACGTCGCTGACCCGGCGCAGATCGGCGGAGATACCGGCCTCCTCGAGGCGGTCGTAGGCGTCGACGAGGGCGTCGCGGTCGCGAAACCGGACCCGCACCTGCCACCAGCCGTCGGTGCCCCACATCTCGAGCAGCGAGCCGCCCTCGGCGAGCAGTTCGTCGCTGAGTCGGACCGTCTCGTCCACGAAGTTCACGTCGTACAACAGCCGGGACTCGGTCTCGACGAGGAGTTCGTGGCCCGCGACCGTCGGGTCCGCCTCGAAGGCGGCCTCGGCCGTCTCGCGGTCGACGTCGG from Haloterrigena sp. KLK7 includes these protein-coding regions:
- a CDS encoding bifunctional precorrin-2 dehydrogenase/sirohydrochlorin ferrochelatase, whose product is MIPLLHDFTGATVLVFGGGRVGSRKARRFAREADVIVVSPDFADREFGGAELIRSAPDPADVDGWLERTDPALVVAATDDAALNEAVAEAARARGALVNRADRSGERDVGSVVVPATVREDPVVVSIATGGTAPALSKYLRQDLEETLAGAGEMARACAELRTELKSRDVPPERRRELVTGVVNSPDLWTALRTGTSNYRQVIEDVLDEELSTGGDRP
- the hemA gene encoding glutamyl-tRNA reductase, with the protein product MISAGVVTAARVTHESGSVDDLAAASPESQRAAVADLLSVPEIEEAYVLSTCNRVEAYVVGTDAAVGRAALEEFFTGVEDDAVVVTDHDESLHHLLSVAAGLESVVLGEDQILGQVRTAYEDARTTGGIDEMLETAVTKAIHVGERARTETEINEGVVSLGSAATKLAGREIDLDGTTALVVGAGEMGRLAARSLADAGVDDVVVANRTIDHAEHLAAELDVAAEAVPLEALSTVASGADVVVTATGSEEPILESEQLATDGDVDAGPDRVVVDLGQPRDVDPAADELSTVAVYDLDDLESVTEETREQRSDAASEVESMVDREFELLCDQYKRARADEVIAAMYESAERMKERELETALSRLDGEEFSEQQREVVEAMADALVNQLLAPPTKSLREAAAEDDWSTINTALQLFDPDLSGADEPVAPPVTGAAAPLEATDDD
- a CDS encoding 4a-hydroxytetrahydrobiopterin dehydratase, with protein sequence MADLLSDDEIDAQLPDEWSREGDEIVRAYEFDDYLRGVNFAQMVGEIAEAQVHHPEIVIRYEEVEIRLTSHEEGGITEQDIEMAELIESERDA
- the lwrS gene encoding LWR-salt protein is translated as MEARYVFRAELRLEADEAEVSLEPSTTGTTVTVFREAPEPGEEGWLFFRDTLWRGEVGDAEYGRRLAEEWLGEPVESVSFRELQVDEAYFAALKKEIADDLELFNAENVSEVLSKYLGSSIRVRGDDE
- a CDS encoding HAD family hydrolase; this translates as MDGEYDFWLLDLDGTLVDVEWSYTRDVFDRVGERLEYEFTDREADILWSGLTGSRDRQLREWGIDPDEFWTAFHDEEDPMVRAEQTYLHDDAGFVADLEEPVGLVTHCQEFLCEPVLDRLGIRDWFDARLCCTPETGWKPDPNPVYRVMDELGVGENGHAGVLAGDGASDVGAAWNAGLDAIHVERVGHERRGRCVRGDYRVESFDELF
- a CDS encoding glutathione S-transferase N-terminal domain-containing protein, which produces MLELYQAEGCPHSAKVREKLTDLGVSYVIHNPRRPGDEGGDTLNEQTLQAMEAIGGEDAIPFLVDTDREETRYESEEIVDYLETQYD
- a CDS encoding helix-turn-helix domain-containing protein, translated to MSTIAEFRLPAAETTLGVALEHVPDATFELESSVSKTRPSLWVSDVDRETAEAAFEADPTVAGHELLVETESRLLYDVNFVDETVRLSDELLAEGGSLLEMWGTDGWWQVRVRFRDRDALVDAYDRLEEAGISADLRRVSDVSGVTDDETQLTPEQQEALEAALEHGYFEIPRGISMEELADELGISHQALSERFRRAYETLVDDELQPAGERSRLE